In Streptomyces sp. NBC_00569, a single genomic region encodes these proteins:
- a CDS encoding helix-turn-helix domain-containing protein: MSEARSGTSAPTVLRMILGRRLQDMRLGAGASLEDAAKALRVKTLTIRRLEKAEVALKPLYVEKLLETYGADRQEIDEFVDLAEQANEPGWWHSYRDVVPNWFTAYVSLETGAKTLRTYEPQYVTGLLQTPDYARGVLRGGLPNGSEEELSRRVELRLLRQSLLEREDAPTLWVVMEEAVLHRTVGSPDVMREQIERLLEVSELAHISLDIVPFTAGAHVGACAPFTYFRFEEPELPDIVYSELLSASVYLDQRADVVAHLEAHSRMALLTSSEDSRALLNRMRKEYS; encoded by the coding sequence GTGAGTGAAGCCCGTTCCGGCACCAGCGCGCCGACAGTCCTGCGCATGATCCTCGGCCGCCGGCTGCAGGACATGCGGCTCGGCGCCGGTGCCTCGCTGGAGGACGCGGCGAAAGCTCTGCGCGTGAAGACCCTGACGATCCGCCGGCTGGAAAAGGCCGAGGTCGCGCTGAAGCCTCTCTATGTGGAGAAGCTCCTGGAGACCTACGGCGCGGACCGCCAGGAGATAGACGAGTTCGTCGACCTGGCCGAGCAGGCCAACGAGCCCGGCTGGTGGCACTCCTACCGCGACGTCGTCCCCAATTGGTTCACCGCCTACGTCAGCCTGGAGACCGGCGCAAAGACCTTGCGCACCTATGAACCCCAGTACGTCACCGGCCTTCTGCAGACTCCCGACTACGCGCGCGGCGTGCTGCGCGGTGGGTTGCCGAACGGCAGCGAGGAGGAGCTCTCGCGCCGCGTGGAGCTGCGGCTGCTCCGCCAGAGCCTGCTGGAGCGGGAGGACGCCCCCACGTTGTGGGTGGTCATGGAGGAAGCCGTCCTGCACCGGACGGTGGGCAGCCCTGACGTGATGCGGGAGCAGATCGAGCGGCTTCTGGAGGTGTCCGAGCTCGCTCATATCAGCCTCGACATCGTGCCCTTCACCGCCGGTGCGCACGTCGGGGCGTGTGCCCCGTTCACGTATTTCCGGTTCGAGGAGCCCGAGCTGCCCGACATCGTCTACAGCGAGCTCCTGTCCGCCTCCGTCTACCTGGACCAGCGCGCGGACGTCGTCGCCCATCTCGAGGCGCATTCCCGTATGGCGCTGCTGACGTCGTCGGAGGACAGCAGGGCGCTCTTGAACCGCATGCGCAAGGAGTACTCGTGA
- a CDS encoding SAM-dependent methyltransferase yields the protein MTTRQAGRDLDTSKAHSARMYDYFLGGKDHFEIDKDAALVAAQAHPGIYVTARENRAFMHRATRVLAQEHGIRQWLDIGTGIPTEPNLHQVAQSVAVDARVVYADNDPLVLKYAERLMRSTTQGRTAYIEADATDPDTLMSAVEASEVLDFDQPIALSLNALMHFITDPHDPYAIIRRLLDPLPAGSALAMNHCTPDFDPETWNKVAEVYTKSGSPVQFRSHDQVRRFFDGLDLIEPGIVCCHRWRPAGPSDGTEPEDAQISLLAGVGIKR from the coding sequence ATGACCACCAGGCAGGCCGGCCGGGATCTCGACACGAGCAAGGCGCACTCGGCCCGGATGTACGACTACTTCCTCGGCGGCAAGGACCACTTCGAGATCGACAAGGACGCGGCCCTGGTCGCCGCCCAGGCCCACCCGGGCATCTACGTGACCGCTCGCGAGAACCGGGCGTTCATGCACCGGGCCACTCGTGTGCTGGCGCAGGAGCACGGCATCCGCCAGTGGCTGGACATCGGCACGGGCATCCCGACCGAGCCCAATCTGCACCAGGTCGCCCAGTCCGTCGCGGTCGATGCGCGCGTCGTGTACGCCGACAACGACCCCCTCGTCCTCAAGTACGCCGAGCGCCTGATGCGCAGCACGACGCAGGGACGCACGGCCTACATCGAGGCCGACGCCACCGACCCCGATACGCTCATGAGCGCCGTGGAAGCCTCGGAGGTCCTGGACTTCGACCAGCCCATCGCCCTCTCCCTCAACGCGCTCATGCACTTCATCACCGACCCGCACGACCCGTACGCCATCATCCGCCGGCTGCTCGACCCGCTCCCGGCCGGCAGCGCCCTCGCCATGAACCACTGCACGCCCGACTTCGACCCCGAAACCTGGAACAAGGTCGCGGAGGTCTACACCAAGTCCGGGTCTCCGGTGCAGTTCCGTTCGCACGACCAGGTCCGCCGATTCTTCGACGGGCTCGACCTGATCGAACCCGGCATCGTCTGCTGCCACCGCTGGCGTCCCGCCGGTCCCTCCGACGGGACGGAGCCCGAGGACGCCCAGATCAGCCTGTTGGCGGGTGTGGGCATCAAACGCTGA
- a CDS encoding ATP-binding protein — MTLPTPSAPALTPALATTAPRREYWFGLPALRTSARSARHTVRDRLRAWKVPGDALCDAVLLVSELTTNAVLHTDSGQVLCGLTLTGDERCLRIELHDDGRTPVRPPEHQAGPGDEGGRGLFLVQQLADRWGSARSTRAEGKVVWAELTAHP; from the coding sequence GTGACTCTGCCCACCCCCTCAGCCCCGGCTTTGACCCCCGCCTTAGCCACGACCGCGCCTCGTCGGGAGTACTGGTTCGGCCTCCCCGCCCTGCGCACCAGCGCGAGATCCGCCCGCCACACCGTGCGCGACCGGCTCCGCGCCTGGAAGGTGCCGGGCGACGCCTTGTGCGACGCGGTGCTGCTGGTCTCCGAGCTGACCACGAACGCTGTACTCCACACCGACAGCGGTCAAGTCCTGTGCGGCCTCACGCTGACCGGCGACGAGCGGTGCCTGCGCATCGAACTCCACGACGACGGCCGCACCCCGGTCCGCCCGCCCGAGCACCAGGCCGGCCCCGGCGACGAGGGCGGGCGAGGTCTCTTCCTCGTCCAGCAACTCGCGGACCGCTGGGGCTCCGCACGCTCGACGCGGGCCGAAGGCAAGGTCGTCTGGGCAGAGTTGACGGCTCACCCCTGA
- a CDS encoding amidase, producing MTDLSYASATELTALIRRRALSPEELMGHTLGRIQTADAALNSVVALDPERALTEAAALTARLARGEDPGPLAGLPVLVKDLEDAAGFPTSRGTSAYRHSPPATRDSIHVARLRAAGALVIGKTNLPPIGAGVHTANDAFGVTRNPWNQELSPGGSSGGAAAAVAAGLVALGTGGDGGGSTRIPAALCGIVGLKPSRGRIPQGPSRMPCWPQHACLSGMARTVRDTALHLDVAAGHHPADPNSLPAPAASYLDGLDTPMPPLRVGVLRTLGISAPRPEMLHALERTAGLLREQGHDVRDDEAALPGATDFPAPFLLRQKVLAYNRLLGVLDDFTARRGDFEPWFADILDGGRTVTLDDFAAYWTHRALLDQWTAELFGRYDLLLMPTVPTTAWPATGPDLAAAVRERTLPISYTSVFNDTGHPAISVPAGLSPDGLPCAVQLVAPHHREDLALGAAQTLETALGTLHPPAFATAG from the coding sequence ATGACCGATCTGTCCTACGCCTCCGCGACCGAACTCACCGCCCTCATACGGCGCCGCGCGCTGTCGCCCGAGGAACTCATGGGCCACACGCTCGGCCGGATCCAGACCGCCGACGCCGCACTCAACTCCGTCGTCGCCCTGGACCCCGAGCGGGCCCTCACCGAGGCCGCCGCCCTCACCGCGCGGCTCGCCCGCGGCGAGGACCCCGGCCCGCTCGCCGGCCTCCCCGTCCTCGTCAAGGATCTCGAGGACGCGGCCGGATTCCCGACCAGCAGGGGCACCAGCGCCTACCGGCACAGCCCGCCGGCCACCCGTGACAGCATCCACGTCGCCCGGCTGCGCGCCGCCGGCGCCCTCGTCATCGGCAAGACGAACCTGCCGCCGATCGGCGCGGGCGTGCACACCGCCAACGATGCCTTCGGCGTCACCCGCAACCCGTGGAATCAGGAGCTGTCGCCGGGCGGTTCCAGCGGGGGCGCCGCAGCGGCGGTCGCCGCCGGGCTCGTCGCCCTCGGCACGGGCGGGGACGGCGGCGGCTCCACCCGCATTCCCGCGGCGCTGTGCGGCATCGTCGGCCTGAAGCCGAGCCGCGGCCGCATTCCGCAGGGCCCCTCCCGCATGCCGTGCTGGCCGCAGCACGCCTGCCTCAGCGGTATGGCCCGCACCGTCCGCGACACCGCACTGCACCTCGACGTGGCGGCGGGGCACCACCCCGCCGACCCGAACTCGCTCCCCGCACCGGCCGCCTCGTACCTGGACGGCCTCGACACACCCATGCCCCCGCTGCGCGTGGGAGTCCTGCGCACCCTGGGCATATCCGCCCCGCGGCCCGAGATGCTGCACGCCCTGGAGCGCACAGCCGGCCTCCTGCGCGAACAGGGCCACGACGTCCGGGACGACGAGGCGGCGCTGCCCGGCGCCACGGACTTCCCGGCCCCCTTCCTGCTGCGGCAGAAAGTCCTGGCCTACAACCGACTCCTCGGCGTACTCGACGACTTCACGGCTCGCCGCGGCGACTTCGAACCCTGGTTCGCCGACATACTCGACGGCGGCCGCACCGTCACGCTCGACGACTTCGCCGCCTACTGGACACACCGCGCCCTGCTGGACCAGTGGACGGCGGAACTCTTCGGCCGGTACGACCTGCTGCTGATGCCGACCGTCCCCACCACGGCGTGGCCCGCGACCGGCCCGGACCTGGCGGCGGCGGTGCGGGAGCGGACCCTGCCCATCTCCTACACCTCCGTCTTCAACGACACCGGTCACCCGGCCATCAGCGTCCCCGCCGGCCTGAGCCCCGACGGACTGCCCTGCGCCGTCCAACTCGTCGCCCCGCACCACCGAGAGGACCTCGCACTCGGCGCCGCCCAGACGCTCGAAACCGCCCTGGGCACCCTGCACCCGCCGGCTTTCGCCACCGCCGGCTGA
- a CDS encoding DUF397 domain-containing protein, whose amino-acid sequence MPARDLGEQGWERPWSGPNGGQCVETKQLADGRVAIRQSTDPAGPALIYTPDEIAAFVRGVKQGLADHLAAG is encoded by the coding sequence ATGCCGGCGCGCGATCTCGGGGAGCAGGGCTGGGAACGTCCCTGGAGCGGGCCGAACGGCGGCCAGTGCGTCGAGACGAAGCAGCTCGCCGACGGCCGCGTGGCCATTCGGCAGTCCACCGACCCGGCCGGGCCGGCCCTGATCTACACGCCGGACGAGATCGCAGCGTTCGTCCGCGGGGTCAAACAGGGCCTGGCCGATCACTTGGCCGCCGGGTGA
- a CDS encoding recombinase family protein — MTPHSEAPPPVVLYVCADRARGAPGSATQCAQTEGHAFAQERGLEIAEVVTDTYGEPDPAQRSGWRRVRQLAQTGDVTAVLVRWPCAIAPESAHELRHRETAWLHDHGVRVQYTWAPLSSRSDEAR; from the coding sequence ATGACCCCCCACAGCGAAGCCCCTCCTCCCGTCGTGCTGTACGTATGTGCCGACCGGGCCCGGGGCGCGCCCGGGTCGGCCACGCAGTGCGCGCAGACAGAAGGCCACGCGTTCGCCCAGGAGCGCGGACTGGAGATCGCCGAGGTCGTCACCGACACGTACGGTGAGCCCGACCCGGCCCAGCGCAGCGGGTGGCGGCGCGTGAGACAGCTGGCACAGACCGGCGACGTCACCGCGGTCCTCGTCCGCTGGCCCTGCGCCATCGCCCCGGAGTCGGCGCACGAACTCCGGCACCGCGAGACCGCATGGCTCCACGACCACGGCGTGCGCGTCCAGTACACCTGGGCGCCGTTGTCCTCTAGGAGCGACGAGGCCCGATGA
- a CDS encoding RNA-guided endonuclease InsQ/TnpB family protein has translation MTVGQAAQCQEFADICRSVWNIGLEQRRAYRRRGAWMNYVPQAGELADAKREHGWLNAAPSHVLQQTLRDLDKACRDHGTFKVRWRSKARWSPSFRFPAGSLITVERLGRKWGRVKLPKLGWVRFRWSRPLGGQIRSATVSRRSGHWFVSFLVDDQAVTPQRHAMADTSVGIDRGVKIAAVTSDGDFHDRAFITSGEGTRYRRLQQRLARSERGSTNRAKVLAAMNMVMGRVSNRRADFCAQTASRIVAKNALVVLEDLKTRNLTASACGTRAEPGRKVGQKRGLNRAILDKGWHRLELSLISAARYTGTVVVKVNPAYTSLRCSACGLVTEGNRESQAVFRCKASGCGHAEHADVNAAKNIRHAGGQLVSACGDLGTGGL, from the coding sequence GTGACGGTGGGTCAGGCTGCGCAGTGTCAGGAGTTTGCTGATATTTGCCGGTCGGTGTGGAACATCGGCTTGGAGCAGCGGCGGGCGTATCGGCGTCGGGGCGCGTGGATGAACTACGTCCCGCAGGCCGGTGAGTTGGCTGATGCCAAGCGTGAGCACGGGTGGTTGAATGCCGCGCCGTCGCATGTGTTGCAGCAGACTCTTAGGGATCTCGACAAGGCGTGCCGGGATCACGGCACGTTCAAGGTGCGGTGGCGGTCCAAGGCCCGTTGGTCTCCCTCGTTCCGGTTCCCTGCCGGGAGTCTGATCACCGTGGAGCGCCTGGGCCGTAAGTGGGGGCGTGTGAAGCTTCCGAAGCTGGGGTGGGTGCGCTTTCGCTGGTCGCGCCCCCTGGGCGGACAGATCCGTTCCGCGACGGTCAGCCGCAGGTCCGGGCACTGGTTTGTTTCCTTCCTCGTGGACGACCAGGCCGTCACTCCCCAGCGGCACGCCATGGCGGACACGTCGGTCGGGATCGACCGGGGCGTGAAGATTGCCGCTGTCACCTCGGACGGCGACTTCCACGACCGGGCGTTCATCACGTCTGGCGAGGGCACCCGGTATCGGAGGCTGCAACAGCGCCTGGCCCGGTCCGAGCGCGGCAGTACAAACCGGGCCAAGGTGCTCGCCGCTATGAACATGGTCATGGGCCGCGTGTCCAACCGGCGCGCAGACTTCTGCGCGCAGACCGCGTCCCGGATCGTTGCGAAGAACGCTCTGGTCGTTCTCGAAGACCTCAAGACCCGGAACCTGACCGCCTCCGCCTGCGGCACCCGAGCGGAACCGGGCCGGAAGGTTGGGCAGAAGCGGGGCCTGAACCGGGCCATCCTCGATAAGGGTTGGCATCGTCTCGAACTCTCCCTCATCAGCGCGGCCCGGTACACGGGCACGGTCGTGGTGAAGGTGAATCCCGCGTATACGTCGCTGCGGTGTTCCGCCTGCGGCTTGGTCACCGAAGGAAACCGCGAGAGCCAAGCGGTGTTTCGGTGCAAAGCCTCAGGCTGCGGACACGCGGAGCATGCCGACGTCAACGCGGCGAAGAACATCCGACACGCGGGCGGACAGCTCGTGTCAGCCTGTGGAGACCTCGGCACCGGCGGTCTGTGA
- a CDS encoding CaiB/BaiF CoA transferase family protein, with amino-acid sequence MSTLPLAGIRVLDLSTVLAAPVTATFLGDFGAEVVKVEEPGRGDFTRGTTAGARSPYWAQEARNKKSVTLDLRTEAGQRIVRELVLHFDVVVTNYRPPTLKAWGLDPDTLQEIAPRAVLVYVTGYGLTGPYRDRGSFDRIASAFAGLTYVTGDEDRPPVRSGYSTIDYMAAYLGAFSVVTALYHRDTAGGGGQVIDLALYEAGFRASEDALAAYATTGKVRERLGNRNPQIVPASDFTTGDGRRVSIHAGTDALFGRLATVMGRPDLAQSPQYATRAARARHADALYATIADWAAEYAADDLTKLLSEAGVPASPLMSIADIAEDPHYRERGTLVEVEDPDFGRLPMVAPLPRLSKTPGSIRSTGPRLGEHNSEVYGDVLGLGPDELAALCADGVI; translated from the coding sequence ATGTCGACACTTCCCCTGGCGGGCATCCGTGTGCTCGACCTGTCCACCGTCCTGGCCGCGCCCGTCACGGCCACCTTTCTCGGGGACTTCGGCGCGGAGGTGGTCAAGGTCGAGGAGCCCGGCCGTGGCGACTTCACGCGGGGCACGACTGCGGGCGCCCGCTCCCCGTACTGGGCCCAGGAGGCCCGCAACAAGAAGTCGGTGACGCTCGACCTGCGCACGGAGGCAGGTCAGCGGATCGTGCGCGAGCTGGTGCTGCATTTCGACGTCGTGGTCACCAACTACCGCCCGCCCACCCTGAAGGCGTGGGGCCTGGACCCGGACACGTTGCAGGAGATCGCCCCGCGTGCGGTGCTCGTGTATGTGACCGGGTACGGGCTGACCGGTCCGTACCGTGACCGCGGCTCCTTCGACCGGATCGCGAGCGCCTTCGCCGGCCTTACCTACGTCACCGGTGACGAGGACCGCCCGCCGGTGCGCAGCGGGTACTCGACGATCGACTACATGGCCGCCTACCTGGGGGCCTTCTCCGTGGTCACCGCGCTGTACCACCGTGACACCGCGGGCGGGGGCGGCCAGGTGATCGATCTGGCGCTGTACGAGGCCGGGTTCCGGGCCTCCGAGGACGCCCTCGCCGCATACGCCACCACCGGCAAGGTCCGTGAGCGCCTGGGCAACCGCAACCCGCAGATCGTCCCCGCCAGCGACTTCACCACGGGCGACGGCCGCCGCGTGTCGATCCATGCCGGCACCGACGCGCTCTTCGGCAGGCTGGCAACCGTCATGGGACGACCCGACCTGGCGCAGTCACCTCAGTACGCGACCCGTGCGGCGCGGGCGCGGCACGCCGACGCCCTGTACGCGACGATCGCCGACTGGGCCGCCGAGTATGCCGCGGACGACCTGACGAAGCTGCTCAGCGAGGCCGGTGTGCCCGCCTCGCCGTTGATGAGCATCGCGGACATCGCCGAGGACCCGCACTACCGGGAGCGGGGCACGCTCGTCGAGGTCGAGGACCCCGACTTCGGGCGGCTGCCCATGGTCGCGCCGCTGCCGCGACTGTCGAAGACGCCGGGCAGCATCCGCTCGACCGGCCCCCGGCTCGGCGAGCACAACTCCGAGGTCTACGGGGACGTACTAGGCCTGGGTCCGGACGAGCTCGCCGCCCTTTGCGCCGACGGCGTGATCTGA
- a CDS encoding TetR/AcrR family transcriptional regulator yields MSETGKVRRRRRTREETEADLLAAARRLLKRDGVLAGVNLREIAAEAGVNHGQIYQYFGTRQALLRAAAGDLVERQTADRDGHWELPFDERRQAMFHHRLDEPELVRLEALLALDGDDDFSPFPRFAQTRQSLERDEGEGSLPKGADVVAAHVMTAAAQMGYVIFREAYARDTGIPLEELDERAADAFAQMVAGLTTPRTP; encoded by the coding sequence ATGAGCGAGACCGGCAAGGTGCGGCGGCGCAGGCGCACCCGGGAGGAGACCGAGGCGGATCTGCTGGCCGCCGCGCGCCGGCTGCTGAAGCGGGACGGGGTGCTCGCCGGAGTCAACCTCCGCGAGATCGCCGCCGAGGCCGGGGTCAACCACGGTCAGATCTACCAGTACTTCGGCACCCGTCAGGCCCTGCTCCGAGCGGCGGCCGGCGACTTGGTGGAGCGCCAGACGGCCGACCGGGACGGCCACTGGGAGCTGCCGTTCGACGAGCGGCGGCAGGCCATGTTCCACCACCGCCTGGACGAGCCCGAACTGGTCCGGCTGGAGGCGCTGTTGGCCCTCGACGGCGACGACGACTTCAGCCCCTTCCCCCGCTTCGCGCAGACCCGCCAGAGCCTGGAGCGGGACGAGGGCGAGGGGTCGCTCCCTAAGGGTGCGGACGTGGTGGCCGCCCACGTGATGACAGCCGCGGCGCAGATGGGCTACGTCATCTTCCGCGAGGCGTACGCCCGCGACACCGGCATCCCCTTGGAGGAACTCGACGAACGGGCAGCCGACGCGTTCGCGCAGATGGTGGCCGGCCTCACCACCCCGCGGACCCCCTGA
- a CDS encoding MFS transporter yields MAVTSHAAALGQRLDRLPLSPFHRRLVVALAGMILFEWVETYAFAFVAPALRDQWGLSLSAVAAVAGVGQLGAFAGGVLAGYLADHLGRRRTMLACVALYCTATVGCVLVQSPWQLLVARTAAHFGAQGMAVVAIVVLTEFVPAASRGRLQTYKVAVGSLGIPIAAWAGYFLVPQWTWGWRLVFALGLFGAVFAWLIRRWVPESPRWLASRGELAKADDIVRSIERQCGVQTPPGSDTGPAPSTTQAPPDHPRIAELWHGANRRNFLVVTTMWVTGLLAYSAYNTWTPTLLSETGLDLDDTLLLSAVLATAAPLGALAAVPLIDRWDRRRTQLALGSLTAATLLLFGFVRDPAAVLVLGCLVSLLFQMAVPFLQVYSAEIFPTRVRALGSGTANALSRIFNFAAPLLVAALYEGAGYTAVFVLLAALSAVGGLVAARFGPRTTGVSLDPAPPAENPRTSEEPVLP; encoded by the coding sequence GTGGCTGTCACCTCGCACGCCGCCGCACTCGGGCAACGGCTCGACCGGCTCCCGCTCAGTCCGTTCCACCGGCGCCTGGTCGTCGCACTGGCCGGAATGATCCTCTTCGAGTGGGTGGAGACCTACGCCTTCGCGTTCGTCGCCCCCGCCCTGCGCGACCAGTGGGGACTGTCCCTGTCGGCCGTCGCCGCCGTGGCCGGTGTGGGGCAGCTCGGCGCGTTCGCCGGCGGGGTGCTCGCCGGGTATCTCGCAGACCACCTCGGCCGCCGCCGCACCATGCTCGCCTGCGTCGCCCTCTACTGCACGGCCACCGTCGGGTGCGTCCTCGTGCAGAGCCCGTGGCAGCTGCTCGTGGCCCGTACCGCGGCTCACTTCGGCGCCCAGGGCATGGCCGTCGTCGCCATCGTCGTCCTCACCGAGTTCGTTCCGGCCGCCTCCCGCGGACGGCTGCAGACCTACAAGGTGGCGGTCGGCTCGCTCGGCATTCCCATCGCCGCCTGGGCCGGCTACTTCCTGGTGCCCCAGTGGACCTGGGGGTGGCGCCTGGTCTTCGCCCTCGGCCTCTTCGGGGCCGTCTTCGCCTGGCTGATCCGCCGCTGGGTCCCCGAGAGCCCGCGCTGGCTCGCCTCCCGCGGCGAGCTGGCGAAGGCGGACGACATCGTCCGGTCGATCGAACGGCAGTGTGGCGTCCAGACACCGCCCGGCAGCGACACGGGCCCCGCCCCGTCGACCACCCAGGCGCCGCCCGACCACCCCAGGATCGCCGAGCTGTGGCACGGTGCGAACCGCCGCAACTTCCTGGTCGTCACCACGATGTGGGTGACCGGACTCCTCGCCTACTCCGCGTACAACACCTGGACGCCCACGCTCCTTTCAGAGACCGGACTCGACCTCGACGACACCCTGCTGCTGTCCGCCGTCCTGGCAACGGCGGCGCCGCTGGGCGCACTTGCCGCCGTTCCGCTCATCGACCGCTGGGACCGGCGCCGCACCCAACTGGCCCTCGGCTCGCTGACCGCCGCCACGCTGCTGCTCTTCGGATTCGTCCGCGATCCCGCGGCCGTCCTCGTCCTGGGCTGCCTGGTCAGCCTGCTCTTCCAGATGGCCGTGCCCTTCCTCCAGGTGTACTCGGCCGAGATCTTCCCCACCCGCGTCCGCGCGCTCGGATCCGGCACCGCCAACGCTCTGTCCCGCATCTTCAACTTCGCCGCCCCGCTGCTCGTCGCGGCCCTCTACGAAGGCGCCGGATACACCGCCGTCTTCGTCCTGCTCGCCGCCCTGAGCGCCGTCGGAGGCTTGGTCGCCGCCCGCTTCGGCCCCCGCACCACCGGCGTCAGCCTGGACCCCGCCCCACCTGCCGAAAACCCCCGCACTTCCGAGGAGCCCGTCCTGCCATGA